The Acinetobacter pittii genome contains a region encoding:
- the leuC gene encoding 3-isopropylmalate dehydratase large subunit: MAGKTLYDKLWDAHLVSQRDDGSCLLYIDRHLLNEVTSPQAFDGLQLAGRQPWRLSANVATPDHNVPTSKKERDQGIAGIEDDTSRIPVQTLNNNCKTFNIIEFDINDIRQGILHVIGPEQGLTLPGMTVVCGDSHTATHGAFGCLAHGIGTSEVEHVLATQCLIQKKSKNMLVRVDGVLGKGVTPKDVVLAIIGKIGTAGGTGYAIEFGGQVFRDMSIEGRMTVCNMAIEAGARVGMVAVDDKTIEYVKGRSYAPKGEQWEQAVAYWNTLHSDDDVVFDAVVELNGAEIEPQVSWGTSPEMVIPVTEAVPTLEQAKDDVQRNDWTRAYQYMGLNAGQALADIQLDRVFIGSCTNSRIEDIRAAAEVVKGRKVASSIKQAMIVPGSGLVKQQAEKEGLDKIFLEAGFEWREPGCSMCLAMNADKLQPGEHCASTSNRNFEGRQGNGGRTHLVSPAMAAAAAIAGHFVDVRSF; encoded by the coding sequence ATGGCAGGCAAAACTTTATATGACAAATTGTGGGATGCACATTTAGTCTCACAACGTGATGATGGCTCATGTTTACTATACATTGACCGTCATTTATTAAATGAAGTAACAAGTCCCCAAGCATTCGATGGATTGCAACTTGCGGGTCGTCAACCATGGCGTTTAAGTGCAAACGTCGCGACACCGGACCACAACGTTCCAACATCTAAAAAAGAACGTGACCAAGGTATCGCCGGTATTGAAGATGACACATCGCGTATTCCTGTACAAACACTCAATAACAATTGCAAGACTTTTAATATTATTGAATTTGATATCAATGACATACGCCAAGGGATTTTACATGTGATTGGACCTGAACAAGGTTTAACTTTGCCGGGCATGACAGTCGTATGTGGTGATTCACATACAGCGACTCACGGTGCTTTCGGTTGCTTGGCGCATGGTATTGGAACATCTGAAGTTGAACATGTGTTAGCAACACAATGCTTAATTCAGAAAAAATCTAAAAATATGTTAGTGCGTGTAGATGGCGTATTGGGCAAGGGTGTAACACCAAAAGATGTGGTGTTGGCGATTATCGGTAAAATTGGTACCGCTGGCGGTACGGGCTATGCAATTGAATTCGGTGGCCAAGTTTTCCGTGATATGTCGATTGAAGGACGTATGACGGTATGTAACATGGCGATTGAAGCGGGTGCTCGTGTCGGTATGGTTGCAGTTGATGACAAAACTATTGAATACGTAAAAGGCCGTAGCTACGCACCAAAAGGCGAGCAATGGGAGCAAGCAGTTGCTTACTGGAACACCTTGCATTCAGATGATGATGTAGTATTTGATGCAGTCGTTGAGTTAAATGGCGCAGAAATCGAACCACAAGTATCTTGGGGAACTTCACCAGAAATGGTTATTCCTGTTACTGAAGCTGTACCAACTTTAGAACAAGCGAAAGATGACGTACAACGCAATGACTGGACACGTGCTTATCAATATATGGGCTTAAATGCAGGACAGGCATTAGCTGATATTCAACTTGATCGTGTCTTTATCGGTTCTTGTACGAACTCTCGTATCGAAGATATTCGTGCTGCGGCTGAGGTGGTTAAGGGGCGTAAAGTAGCCTCTAGCATTAAGCAAGCTATGATTGTTCCGGGGTCTGGTTTAGTGAAACAACAGGCGGAAAAAGAAGGCTTAGATAAAATCTTCTTGGAAGCTGGTTTTGAATGGCGCGAACCGGGTTGTTCAATGTGTTTAGCAATGAATGCTGATAAGTTACAACCGGGTGAACACTGTGCATCGACGTCTAATCGTAACTTTGAAGGCCGACAAGGCAATGGCGGTCGCACTCACTTGGTGAGTCCGGCAATGGCGGCAGCGGCTGCAATCGCTGGTCACTTTGTTGATGTTCGTTCATTTTAA
- the leuD gene encoding 3-isopropylmalate dehydratase small subunit, with protein MKAYTVEQGIVAPLDRANVDTDLIIPKQFLKSIKRTGFGDNLFDELRYLDEGYPGQDNSVRPKNPDFVLNQPRYQGATVLIARTNFGCGSSREHAPWALNEYGFRTVIAPSFADIFFNNCFKNGMLPVILSEEIVDQLFKECAVNEGYQLTIDLAAQEVRTPTGEAFKFEVDPFRKHCLLNGLDDIGLTLQNADAIRAYEEKTKQVRPWVFQELAK; from the coding sequence ATGAAAGCTTATACAGTTGAACAAGGTATCGTTGCACCATTAGATCGTGCCAATGTTGATACAGATTTAATTATTCCAAAACAGTTTTTAAAGTCGATTAAACGTACTGGTTTTGGCGACAACTTATTTGATGAACTTCGTTATTTAGACGAAGGCTATCCGGGACAAGACAATTCAGTACGTCCAAAAAATCCGGATTTCGTTTTAAATCAGCCACGTTATCAAGGGGCAACCGTTTTAATTGCTCGTACTAACTTTGGTTGTGGTTCAAGCCGTGAGCATGCGCCTTGGGCATTAAATGAATATGGATTCCGTACGGTTATTGCACCAAGCTTTGCTGATATTTTCTTTAATAACTGTTTCAAAAATGGCATGTTACCTGTCATTTTGTCAGAAGAAATTGTTGATCAGTTATTTAAAGAATGCGCTGTCAATGAAGGATATCAATTAACAATTGATTTAGCAGCTCAAGAAGTACGTACGCCAACAGGTGAAGCTTTTAAATTTGAAGTTGATCCATTTCGTAAGCACTGCTTGTTAAATGGTTTGGATGATATTGGTTTAACGCTTCAAAATGCGGATGCAATTCGCGCATATGAAGAAAAAACCAAACAGGTTCGTCCTTGGGTATTCCAAGAGTTAGCTAAATAG
- a CDS encoding EamA family transporter translates to MMIETNSKQGMAFAAAFLSLVSVQIGASIGKALFPILSAEGVTLTRLALAACFLWIVYKPWRDWNRQTNWKNLIIYGAILTLMNTLIYKAFSYMSVGIAISIEVLGPLTVAILMSKNKLDYFWGALSLIGLLLLPMGNSNHNFSFIGMTYALVAAVGWGLYIIYGSKVAKGGGSSVATGMFLAALFAIPLGASHIVHIFDSYKILLTCLLMAMLASAIPFILDMVAMKKLHPRVFGILLSASPAVSALAGWLILDERLNSFQIIGITIIMASCAGCSYFSYKRNTA, encoded by the coding sequence ATGATGATTGAAACCAACTCCAAGCAAGGTATGGCATTTGCAGCCGCATTTCTATCTTTAGTTTCTGTGCAAATAGGAGCATCAATAGGAAAAGCCCTTTTTCCAATTCTTAGTGCTGAAGGAGTGACCTTAACTCGACTTGCTTTAGCAGCGTGTTTCTTATGGATTGTTTATAAACCTTGGAGAGATTGGAACAGACAGACCAATTGGAAAAATCTAATTATTTATGGGGCCATCCTCACTTTAATGAATACTTTAATTTATAAAGCATTTTCTTATATGTCTGTGGGGATCGCTATTTCCATTGAAGTGTTAGGACCGCTTACTGTTGCTATTTTAATGTCTAAAAATAAATTAGATTATTTTTGGGGAGCATTATCTCTGATTGGTTTGCTTCTTTTACCCATGGGCAATTCAAATCATAACTTCAGTTTTATTGGTATGACGTATGCGCTTGTGGCGGCAGTAGGTTGGGGGCTATATATTATTTACGGCTCTAAAGTTGCAAAAGGTGGGGGAAGTTCTGTTGCGACTGGAATGTTCTTGGCGGCTTTGTTTGCAATACCTTTAGGGGCATCTCACATTGTCCATATTTTTGATAGTTATAAGATTCTTTTGACATGTTTGCTCATGGCGATGCTAGCAAGTGCGATTCCATTTATATTAGATATGGTTGCGATGAAAAAACTGCATCCACGCGTTTTTGGAATTTTATTGAGTGCATCACCCGCGGTGAGTGCTTTGGCTGGATGGCTGATTTTAGATGAACGATTAAATAGTTTTCAGATCATTGGAATAACAATTATTATGGCATCGTGTGCAGGATGTTCTTATTTTTCTTATAAACGTAATACTGCATAA
- a CDS encoding Lrp/AsnC family transcriptional regulator, whose product MSDISLDNFDYAILRILQKDNKTSHREISEKIGLSAASVQRRISRMEEKEIILRNCAILNPLKFGEKITSIIEVRLSEDRSVVMDRAKQYFASVDEIQQCYFVNGGVSFIIIMLSNNLSHFESLVRKHFADNEDVKTYRTLIVLDRVKVNFELNI is encoded by the coding sequence ATGTCAGATATTTCTTTAGATAATTTTGACTACGCAATCTTAAGAATACTGCAAAAAGACAATAAGACGTCTCATCGAGAAATTTCTGAAAAAATTGGTCTATCTGCTGCTTCTGTTCAAAGACGTATATCTCGTATGGAAGAAAAGGAAATTATTTTAAGAAATTGCGCTATTTTAAATCCGCTTAAATTTGGTGAAAAAATTACTTCTATTATTGAAGTTCGACTTAGCGAAGATCGCTCTGTCGTTATGGACAGAGCGAAGCAATACTTTGCATCTGTTGATGAAATTCAACAGTGCTATTTTGTGAATGGCGGAGTCTCTTTTATCATTATCATGCTGAGCAATAACTTATCTCATTTTGAAAGTTTAGTTAGAAAACATTTTGCTGATAATGAAGATGTAAAAACATATCGAACCTTAATTGTTTTAGATCGTGTAAAAGTAAACTTTGAGTTAAATATTTAA
- a CDS encoding TetR/AcrR family transcriptional regulator: MPKLVLSSRAIQVINKSIDLFHHRGFHTVGIDRIVKECEITKATFYNFFHSKERFIEICLIVQKERLKEKVVSIVEYAQGTSATDKLKKLYFLHTDVEGMYYLLFKAMFETKLSYPKAYITAVRYRTWLLNEIYSQLIKLKTDTTFQDAKLFLYMIEGAIIQLLSSDGADNKESYWNMISNVFL, translated from the coding sequence ATGCCAAAGTTAGTGCTTTCTTCCCGTGCCATACAAGTCATCAACAAGTCGATTGATTTATTTCACCATCGTGGCTTTCATACGGTTGGGATAGATCGAATCGTTAAAGAATGTGAAATTACCAAAGCGACTTTTTATAACTTTTTCCATTCAAAAGAGCGGTTTATTGAAATCTGTCTAATCGTACAAAAAGAGCGATTAAAAGAAAAAGTGGTCTCAATTGTAGAGTATGCCCAAGGCACAAGTGCGACCGATAAACTCAAAAAGCTTTATTTCTTACATACCGATGTAGAGGGGATGTATTACCTCTTATTTAAAGCCATGTTTGAAACGAAACTGAGCTATCCAAAAGCCTATATCACCGCGGTGAGATATCGCACATGGTTGCTGAATGAAATCTATAGCCAGCTTATAAAACTAAAAACCGATACGACTTTTCAGGACGCCAAACTATTTTTATATATGATTGAAGGCGCAATCATTCAGCTTTTAAGTTCAGATGGGGCAGATAACAAAGAAAGCTATTGGAATATGATTTCTAATGTCTTTCTTTAG
- a CDS encoding DUF4238 domain-containing protein, protein MEMTPKQLEPQRENHYVWANYLKNWSLNNLEVWYTTKKLKIAHDSVKAILKEKDFYRYQFITEQHLKLILLISKQSPEELQKLHKLYLDSFLQFQALESLYIKSEKKDEKVQAYIEVFKSNALEKLHTGHENGVSSILKSLKNHDLSVLDDIQNMINFMSYLGHQIARTKPFRDKVLATQTNQELQKIYKESWWFISYMFGMNIGKSFFETRKIDIHCLLINETNEDFITSDHPIINIHKAMNENDIAVPSEDEADFFYAISPKVGYMINKSDRFKKGINYVSIDFVKEVNKKLAFYADQYIIGTTEDQLKIYKKLVGKRLKIIKEIKK, encoded by the coding sequence ATGGAAATGACACCGAAACAATTAGAACCACAAAGAGAAAATCACTATGTATGGGCTAATTACTTAAAAAATTGGTCCTTAAATAACTTAGAAGTATGGTATACAACAAAGAAACTTAAAATAGCTCATGACAGTGTTAAAGCAATTCTTAAGGAGAAAGACTTCTATAGATATCAGTTCATTACAGAGCAGCATTTAAAGCTAATCTTATTAATATCAAAACAATCACCAGAGGAACTACAAAAATTACATAAACTTTATTTAGATTCATTCTTACAATTTCAAGCACTAGAATCTCTATATATAAAATCAGAGAAAAAAGATGAGAAAGTCCAAGCTTATATCGAAGTATTTAAAAGTAATGCACTAGAAAAGCTGCATACAGGACATGAAAATGGTGTTAGTTCTATCCTAAAAAGCTTAAAAAACCACGATTTATCAGTTTTGGATGACATTCAAAATATGATTAATTTTATGAGCTATTTGGGACACCAAATTGCCAGAACTAAACCATTCAGAGATAAAGTCTTAGCTACTCAGACAAACCAAGAATTACAGAAAATTTATAAAGAATCTTGGTGGTTTATTAGTTATATGTTTGGTATGAATATAGGGAAAAGTTTTTTTGAAACACGAAAAATTGATATACATTGCTTATTAATTAATGAAACAAATGAAGATTTCATAACCTCAGATCACCCAATTATTAATATACATAAAGCAATGAATGAGAATGATATAGCTGTTCCCTCTGAGGATGAGGCAGACTTTTTTTATGCAATTTCTCCTAAAGTGGGTTATATGATTAATAAATCTGATCGCTTTAAAAAAGGTATAAATTACGTGTCAATAGATTTTGTCAAGGAAGTTAATAAAAAATTAGCTTTTTATGCCGATCAATACATTATTGGCACTACTGAAGATCAATTGAAAATTTACAAAAAATTGGTTGGGAAAAGATTAAAAATTATAAAAGAAATAAAAAAATAG
- a CDS encoding GNAT family N-acetyltransferase, with protein MSNIEIKILSINELKDFRTIRLSALKKSPKMFGSTYDAEVERPSMFFEACLSNSMVFGAYYKNEIIGLATLTQEIGVKLSHKAYLSSVFIEPEFQQKGIASRLLNAVIEYSKKHVEQILLTVAEDNKAAIHLYKKLGFQIYGIEEKALKDNDEYIDEILMKLFVI; from the coding sequence ATGTCAAATATTGAGATTAAAATTTTAAGTATCAACGAGCTTAAAGATTTCAGAACTATCAGACTTTCCGCTTTAAAAAAATCACCAAAAATGTTTGGATCTACCTATGATGCAGAGGTAGAGAGACCTTCAATGTTTTTTGAAGCGTGCCTATCAAATTCAATGGTATTTGGTGCCTACTATAAAAATGAAATAATAGGCTTAGCCACATTAACACAAGAGATTGGAGTAAAGCTTTCTCATAAAGCATATTTATCAAGTGTGTTTATTGAACCTGAATTTCAACAAAAAGGCATTGCAAGTCGTCTACTTAATGCAGTCATTGAATATAGTAAAAAGCACGTTGAACAAATTTTACTTACTGTTGCAGAAGACAATAAAGCAGCAATTCACCTTTATAAAAAACTTGGTTTTCAAATCTATGGAATTGAAGAAAAAGCTCTAAAAGATAATGATGAATATATTGATGAAATTCTAATGAAGCTTTTTGTGATCTAA
- a CDS encoding histidine phosphatase family protein, with product MSIFLIRHAESEANINGKTLSHASITLSEDGHKQAQALCLKLPRIDHVIVSQYLRTHQTAAPLLEKYNLTFEVDKHLHEFSYLSERKCANTNMDDRKAWVKAYWEKMDYQHKDADDAESFEDLYMRVQAFYEKLKALSDNYVQKNLAVFSHGQFLQLLMMQIQQPQPLSKDLMQQFRYNLVYQPIRNTQVFTY from the coding sequence ATGAGTATTTTTCTGATCCGACATGCTGAAAGTGAAGCGAATATTAATGGAAAAACCCTTTCACATGCTTCAATTACTTTAAGTGAAGATGGGCATAAACAAGCTCAAGCACTCTGTTTAAAGCTCCCCAGGATTGATCATGTGATTGTGTCTCAATATCTACGTACACATCAAACCGCTGCCCCACTACTAGAAAAATATAATCTCACTTTTGAAGTAGATAAGCATTTGCATGAATTTAGCTATTTGTCTGAGCGTAAATGTGCCAATACCAATATGGATGACCGTAAAGCTTGGGTAAAAGCATATTGGGAGAAAATGGATTATCAGCATAAAGATGCAGATGACGCGGAGTCTTTTGAAGATCTATATATGCGGGTTCAAGCTTTTTATGAAAAGTTAAAGGCATTGAGTGATAATTATGTCCAAAAGAATTTGGCTGTGTTTAGTCATGGACAGTTTTTACAGCTTTTGATGATGCAAATACAACAACCTCAACCACTTTCAAAAGATTTAATGCAGCAATTTAGATACAATCTGGTTTATCAGCCAATTAGAAACACTCAGGTTTTTACTTATTGA
- a CDS encoding SMI1/KNR4 family protein encodes MTQFPDLLKKLHQLDFDYADGDGIDFEPYQDFLSPEETAGFLTAWTGNPQADASTLLFFGQDGTGGCAAFWIVNKDKNILDQPIVFLGSEGEMGVVAKDFNDYLWLLSQNHGPFESIEYPEANTQINNDFLTFAKQNSKSNSRTVTEIINDAQSSYPNFKTWIEDMIR; translated from the coding sequence ATGACTCAATTTCCCGATTTACTTAAGAAGTTACACCAACTAGATTTTGATTATGCTGATGGAGATGGCATTGATTTTGAGCCATACCAAGATTTCTTATCACCTGAAGAAACAGCTGGATTTTTAACAGCTTGGACTGGAAATCCTCAAGCTGATGCTAGTACATTATTATTTTTTGGCCAAGATGGTACAGGTGGGTGTGCTGCTTTTTGGATAGTAAATAAAGACAAAAATATATTAGATCAACCAATTGTATTCTTAGGATCAGAAGGAGAAATGGGAGTTGTAGCGAAAGATTTTAATGATTATCTTTGGTTGTTGTCACAGAATCATGGTCCATTTGAATCTATCGAATATCCTGAAGCTAACACTCAAATTAATAATGATTTTCTGACTTTTGCAAAACAGAATTCTAAATCTAATTCTAGAACAGTTACTGAAATTATAAATGATGCTCAAAGTTCTTATCCTAATTTTAAAACTTGGATAGAAGACATGATTCGGTAA
- the paaI gene encoding PaaI family thioesterase has translation MQKMENTAVDQFAELLGVQVLHRSFDEARCQLNVKDEHMNALGGVHGGVIFSLADIAFAMACNAGDAPYTGLQADIRYMSSAKDRVLFATATKVGSSKKFAHYEVVITDGLNNKVALFTSTCYRLAP, from the coding sequence GTGCAAAAAATGGAAAATACTGCGGTTGATCAATTCGCAGAGCTATTGGGTGTTCAAGTGCTGCATCGCAGTTTTGATGAAGCGCGTTGTCAGCTTAATGTAAAAGACGAACACATGAATGCCTTGGGTGGCGTACATGGTGGTGTCATATTTTCTTTAGCCGATATTGCTTTTGCGATGGCTTGTAATGCAGGGGATGCGCCATATACAGGCCTACAGGCTGACATTCGCTATATGAGCAGTGCGAAAGATAGGGTGTTATTTGCAACAGCAACCAAGGTCGGCAGTAGTAAAAAATTCGCGCATTATGAAGTTGTAATAACAGACGGTTTGAATAATAAAGTCGCTTTATTTACCTCTACGTGTTACAGGCTTGCGCCGTGA
- the paaY gene encoding DapH/DapD/GlmU-related protein — MPCYSIDGVIPVVSPDAFVHPTAVLIGDVIIEAGVYVGPFASLRADFGRIHIKQNANIQDSCTVHGFPQSVTLVEEMGHIGHGAILHGCRIGKNVLVGMNSVILDYAEIGENTIIGANSLVKTKDIIPANVLAMGSPAKVARDLSEQEKKWKTRGTQEYIELAQRCLNSMQEVQPLSSELDDRLTYKDFNSSNYQIKQDSV; from the coding sequence ATGCCTTGTTATAGTATTGACGGTGTTATTCCCGTCGTTAGCCCAGACGCTTTTGTACATCCAACCGCTGTTTTAATTGGTGATGTGATTATTGAAGCGGGCGTATATGTAGGGCCATTTGCCTCATTGCGTGCCGATTTTGGTCGAATCCATATTAAGCAAAATGCCAATATACAAGATAGCTGCACCGTACATGGCTTTCCGCAAAGCGTGACTTTAGTTGAGGAAATGGGGCACATTGGGCATGGGGCAATTTTGCATGGCTGCCGCATTGGTAAAAATGTTTTGGTCGGCATGAACAGCGTAATTTTGGACTATGCCGAAATTGGTGAAAACACCATTATTGGCGCAAATAGTTTAGTTAAAACCAAAGATATTATTCCGGCAAATGTACTGGCAATGGGTAGTCCTGCAAAAGTTGCACGTGATTTATCAGAACAAGAAAAAAAATGGAAAACCAGAGGCACGCAAGAGTACATTGAGCTTGCACAGCGCTGCTTAAACTCAATGCAAGAAGTTCAGCCTTTAAGCTCAGAGTTGGATGACCGCTTGACCTATAAGGACTTTAATTCTTCAAACTATCAGATTAAACAAGATAGCGTTTAA
- the paaX gene encoding phenylacetic acid degradation operon negative regulatory protein PaaX, with translation MSMSAKIQQIIDSVVKNETLSGTSLISTIFGDSVLHRGGNISLASLIQLLELFGFNDRAVRTSVFRLVKNDWLCSDKIGRTSFYRITDSSRSTYLQAEQRIYNDQMKEWDHYWDLILMSSLDTENKALLKKELEWLGFANISTNLMAYPGCNRIELQRLLVDLNMSEQVVVFKAETLQLFNNSVDTIGRMLRTNWPIDELRQRYLQFLDIFREIGVLLMQENEQLEPVQAFQIRTLLIHYYRRILLKDPALPLELLPTDWPAISARTLSMNIYKKVFEPADEYFLSVAATAEGPMPNATAHYWRRFGGLVATNERLNHALL, from the coding sequence ATGAGTATGAGTGCAAAAATACAGCAAATAATTGATTCTGTTGTAAAGAATGAAACCTTAAGTGGAACTTCGCTTATTTCGACAATTTTTGGAGATTCAGTACTTCATCGGGGTGGAAACATTAGTCTTGCAAGCTTGATTCAGTTATTAGAGCTATTTGGTTTTAATGACCGCGCTGTAAGAACCTCTGTTTTTCGTTTAGTTAAAAATGATTGGTTATGTTCAGACAAAATTGGCAGAACCAGTTTTTATCGAATTACCGATTCAAGCCGTTCGACCTATTTGCAAGCCGAGCAACGTATTTATAACGACCAGATGAAAGAGTGGGACCATTATTGGGATCTTATTCTGATGTCTAGCCTCGATACTGAAAATAAAGCGTTGCTAAAGAAAGAACTCGAATGGTTAGGGTTTGCCAATATTTCTACAAACTTAATGGCTTATCCGGGTTGTAACCGTATTGAACTGCAACGCTTGTTGGTTGACTTAAATATGAGTGAGCAAGTGGTGGTGTTTAAAGCCGAAACATTGCAGCTCTTTAATAATTCGGTCGATACCATTGGCCGTATGCTCAGAACCAACTGGCCAATCGATGAATTACGCCAAAGATATCTACAGTTTCTCGATATTTTTAGAGAAATTGGCGTGTTGCTGATGCAGGAAAACGAACAACTCGAACCAGTTCAGGCCTTTCAAATTCGAACTTTGCTGATTCACTATTATCGAAGAATTTTGTTGAAAGACCCTGCATTACCGCTTGAGTTGTTGCCAACTGACTGGCCTGCGATTAGTGCACGAACTTTATCAATGAATATTTATAAAAAAGTATTTGAACCTGCCGATGAATACTTCTTGTCTGTTGCCGCAACAGCAGAAGGACCAATGCCAAATGCCACAGCACATTATTGGCGCCGTTTCGGAGGTTTGGTGGCAACAAATGAGAGGTTAAATCATGCCTTGTTATAG
- the paaK gene encoding phenylacetate--CoA ligase PaaK has translation MDSLTTDNVEQLTLAELRELQTKRLKQTLTFVYENSPVYKKKFDEAGVHPDDFVTLDDLAKFPFTTKQDLRDNYPFGMFAVPQEQIVRLHASSGTTGKPTVVGYTQKDINTWSDIVARCLRMAGLTAKDMVQVAYGYGLFTGGLGAHYGAERLGATVIPMSGGQTEKQVQLIQDFKPTAIMVTPSYCVSIIEKLEQQFGTARNTSLKVGIFGAEPWTNELRREIEERLNIKALDIYGLSEVMGPGVAMQCLGEGEGLTIWEDHFYPEIINPETGEVCKDGELGELVFTTITKEGLPIIRYRTRDLTRLLPGENLAMRKMDKIVGRSDDMLIIRGVNVFPTQIEEQILQVPHLVPNYEILVTKKGHMDTLHIRTEMCHNCTIQANQLAQELMKRIKTMIGISVTVEVVTEATLPRSEGKAKRVIDMRQIA, from the coding sequence ATGGACAGCCTTACAACGGATAATGTTGAGCAATTAACACTTGCAGAGCTTAGAGAGCTGCAAACTAAACGGTTAAAACAAACCCTGACTTTTGTATATGAAAATAGTCCGGTCTATAAGAAAAAGTTCGATGAAGCGGGTGTACATCCTGATGACTTCGTGACTTTAGACGATCTGGCGAAGTTTCCATTTACCACCAAACAGGATTTAAGAGACAACTATCCGTTTGGAATGTTTGCCGTGCCGCAAGAACAGATTGTGCGTTTACATGCATCATCAGGCACAACGGGTAAACCGACCGTGGTGGGTTATACCCAAAAAGATATTAACACTTGGTCGGACATTGTTGCGCGTTGCTTACGCATGGCAGGTTTAACCGCGAAAGATATGGTTCAGGTGGCTTATGGCTATGGACTATTTACAGGTGGACTAGGTGCACATTATGGTGCCGAGCGCTTAGGTGCAACAGTTATTCCAATGTCTGGTGGGCAAACTGAAAAGCAAGTTCAGCTTATTCAAGACTTTAAACCGACTGCAATCATGGTTACGCCATCATATTGCGTGAGCATTATTGAAAAGCTTGAACAACAATTTGGTACTGCACGTAATACGTCTTTAAAAGTCGGTATTTTTGGTGCCGAGCCGTGGACCAACGAACTGCGCCGTGAAATTGAAGAACGCCTTAATATTAAAGCGCTCGATATTTATGGCTTGTCTGAGGTCATGGGGCCGGGCGTTGCCATGCAATGTCTAGGTGAGGGCGAAGGATTAACCATTTGGGAAGATCATTTCTATCCGGAAATTATTAACCCTGAAACAGGTGAAGTCTGTAAAGATGGTGAACTTGGCGAGTTAGTCTTTACCACCATTACCAAAGAAGGCTTACCGATTATTCGTTACCGTACTCGTGATTTGACCCGTTTATTACCGGGTGAAAATCTGGCAATGCGCAAAATGGATAAAATTGTGGGTCGTAGCGACGACATGCTGATTATTCGCGGCGTGAACGTTTTCCCGACCCAAATTGAAGAGCAAATTTTGCAAGTTCCGCATTTAGTTCCAAATTATGAAATTTTGGTGACTAAAAAAGGCCATATGGATACTTTGCATATTCGTACAGAGATGTGTCATAACTGTACTATACAGGCCAATCAACTTGCTCAGGAGTTAATGAAACGCATTAAAACCATGATTGGGATTAGCGTTACTGTAGAAGTTGTGACAGAAGCGACCTTACCTCGTTCGGAAGGTAAGGCAAAGCGGGTAATCGATATGCGTCAGATTGCTTAA